From Triticum urartu cultivar G1812 chromosome 2, Tu2.1, whole genome shotgun sequence, a single genomic window includes:
- the LOC125534100 gene encoding transmembrane protein 45A-like, which yields MGSFNGHMLPGTLFLAVGLWRVWSAVARFAADPPAFRVRAWCPLDLPGAPRLLELYVVAGGTFLDMCLELGGGVLAGRGDGLAPESSLIYLEHAGMLLMFFLFGALALLSQKRSRYLPLTDGELCLVAAAAFTSEFLLFSYHSATHTGLEGYYHHLLVILIGLCILAAVLGALLPASFPVDVAAGMLMALQGLWFYQTALTLYGPMLPAGCDRDASGHQVECHSRAAVERAEQLANFQLFGAVFLAFVYVLGCYAVAAAMFGHPDLAAMHDEHVAALECRGGGGPCAEECVV from the exons ATGGGGTCGTTTAACGGCCACATGCTGCCAGGGACGCTGTTCCTGGCGGTGGGCCTGTGGCGGGTGTGGTCCGCCGTCGCGCGCTTCGCCGCCGACCCGCCGGCGTTCCGCGTCCGCGCGTGGTGCCCCCTCGACCTCCCCGGGGCGCCCCGCCTCCTGGAGCTCTACGTGGTGGCCGGCGGCACGTTCCTCGACATGTGCCTGGAGCTCGGCGGCGGCGTCCTCGCCGGCCGCGGCGATGGGCTCGCCCCGGAGTCCAGCCTCATCTACCTCGAGCACGCCGGCATGCTCCTCATGTTCTTCCTCTTCGGCGCGCTCGCCCTCCTCTCCCAGAAGCGCAGCAG GTACCTGCCCCTGACCGACGGCGAGCTGTGCCTGGTGGCGGCGGCAGCGTTCACGTCGGAATTCCTGCTCTTCTCCTACCACTCGGCCACTCACACAGGGCTGGAGGGGTACTACCACCACCTCCTCGTCATCCTCATCGGCCTCTGCATCCTCGCCGCCGTCCTTGGCGCGCTCTTGCCGGCGAGCTTCCCCGTCGACGTCGCTGCCGGCATGCTCATGGCGCTGCAGGGGCTGTGGTTCTACCAGACGGCGCTCACGCTGTACGGCCCCATGCTCCCGGCCGGGTGCGACCGAGATGCCAGCGGCCACCAAGTCGAGTGCCACAGCCGCGCCGCAGTGGAACGCGCCGAGCAGCTGGCTAACTTCCAGCTGTTCGGGGCTGTGTTCCTCGCCTTCGTCTACGTGCTTGGGTGCTATGCCGTCGCCGCGGCCATGTTCGGGCACCCTGACCTGGCGGCCATGCATGACGAGCACGTCGCCGCCCTGGAgtgccgcggcggcggcggcccctGCGCCGAGGAGTGCGTGGTCTAG